In one Dehalogenimonas formicexedens genomic region, the following are encoded:
- a CDS encoding response regulator, translated as MAETINKTKILVVEDEFNISDVCKNSLIKEGYDVTVSADGLSAKRLISATEYDLIVLDLNIPKISGIELYHWLEGEHPELTRRVLFMTGLIPVGGVAAFLAHTGRLCLQKPFTPKELRDKVKQVLEPLGKL; from the coding sequence ATGGCAGAAACGATCAATAAGACCAAGATCCTCGTAGTAGAAGACGAATTTAATATTTCTGATGTTTGTAAAAACTCCCTGATAAAGGAGGGTTACGATGTCACGGTGTCGGCTGATGGGCTTTCAGCGAAACGATTGATCTCGGCAACGGAATATGATCTTATTGTCCTTGATCTGAACATACCGAAAATTTCGGGCATCGAACTATATCATTGGCTTGAGGGCGAGCATCCGGAATTAACGAGGCGAGTGTTATTTATGACGGGTCTTATCCCAGTCGGTGGGGTCGCTGCTTTCCTGGCTCATACTGGACGGTTGTGCTTGCAAAAACCCTTTACGCCCAAAGAGTTGAGAGATAAAGTGAAACAGGTGTTGGAGCCTCTCGGGAAACTTTGA